The nucleotide window TGAGAAATCACGATGTTTCTTGTAATGGTGTACGAACGTACGTAAGGTTGTCGTTTTCAAAATGCAAGTAGACTTGGAATATATCATGATTGATTCAATTGGCTTAATATTAAACACAAAAGATAATGTTTTCTAATAGAAGGttgtttatcaaaataaaaatatatattaaatacaaaagCCGTTCAACGCGATCGAGAATTGTATGATGACACGTGCATTTATATCTTAAGGTGTAACCACTTTTtggtaaacatatatataattataaacccTTTCAACAAATGATCATATTGGATCATCAAGGTCAATTTCGAGCCTGAGAGACTATTTTGAACTTAAAGATATCTATTCTAAAATCACGAgtctattttttcataatttggcTGAAGATGATCTACTGTGCGTGCGTGCCTAATATAATAAGATGCATACGATCACACGTTAACCTAGGAACATTCATATTATACATCATTAATAAACCCACCAGACAACGATCAAATCCTTCCCCCATTCCTCTGacatgcacgtacgtacgtacgtagctgCTGACAACAATATATATCATCTTGAATAATTCTCGATCGTTGAACAAAGAGAGTTACGGCAATATTCTGGTAACGAGGAAATTACATGCAGCTAATTGCCAAGACGAATACATGCATGAACGCGAACTAGctcggtttttctttttttctttttccttaaaaaaatgagaggCGGGCGACCAGCGTAGCAATCCTCTCTAAGTGTGATCATAGGAGCTCTTTCCATTGCGGAATATTCGGTTTGAGTCATAGTTAATTACTATCTCTAGGATGAGCCCGTCATCACAGCACGcactttcaaaatatttagctGGTCCAAAGCAgtccaaaattcaaattttactatCATAAATAGTTTTAACTTATATTCTGACTCAAACTCCTGTCTTTAAAGACATGAAATACCAATTTGTACTAATTAGACTATCAAGGTTTTAGTGCACACGACCTGTCAAGCTATCCGAATTCaagtaatttttcttataattaacaaaatGTTGTaggaaaataaacacaaaagtAAAATCCTACAtggaacacacacacacacatatatatatatatatatatatatatatgtatatatatatttatattcaagaGCGCCTAATAGCGTCACCgattctccaaataaaaaaaatgtgcatttgAAACCCACCTCTTATATATTGCACAAAATAGGGAGTAGGCAATTATTATGCAGTGAGTTTTGCAACTAATCATttctatacatcacatattattttgttttaaaagttttcttaaaattattttttggttttattttttttaaatttattaaatttttttacttatcatctatataccatacattttgtaagagaaaaaaataaaaaataaaaaatatataatatataatatatagaaatgatgaatagaatttttattatgCAGTCGCATACAAATAGGGGTGAAAACTGACGTCGTCGGTGctgtttttgggcaaaaccgacgccaACCGACGTTTGAAAAAGGGGGGAGGCAccgaccgtaaccggtcgatggGGAAGAGAAAACCGATCAAGGCGGTTCTCTGGCGATTCTTGGTCGGCGTTGGTTCTTTGGCGATTCTACTGAGAGAataatgtgagagagagagagcgagttGCAGAAATTGGATTTGGGAGAAGGAGGGGCtgggaagaagaagactcaTCTTAAAACGATGTCGTTCCACTTatgtttaagtggaacggcgttgTTTcagacttattttttttcttacgtccttcataaaatgacgtcgtttggTTTCATGTCAAACGGCGTCATTTCCATTATCTGTTGTAATACTTATTAACATAAACGACGTCATTCCACttaacttaaacttaagtggaacgacgtcgtttcaatTAGggtatattagaagaaaaacagattttattatattggtCGGTTCAGCGGTTTGGTCTAGCTTTAAACTGAGATCGAACCGCTTCACGtcggtttcttcaaatttccaCTGCACGCTGACCGATTCTCCACCGGTTCCTGACGCGTTCGATCATTTTGTATCGGTGCCGTCAGTTTCTATACAACCCTACATACAAGATCTTCgtaactcaaaaattaatagaGACTCGGAtattgaggttgactttgaaataAATATGGTGGTCATCTTGTCTAAATCAATATATAAGACAAGGATCACCGATTCACCATGTTTGATTTGTTCTAGCGATTGACTATTATCATGGAAAAAGAGTACTGAGCCACAATTGGTAGCTACCGCTGACTCTAGCATatggtttttaatatatattttttagttatttttataaagattttataatatttttaaatatttaaaaaaaataaatttaaaacattattaaaaaatacttccttaattaggaagtaaaacaaaaaagtatttttttgtgttttttattttacttcgtcattaaggaagtattttttaatgatattgtgagtttttttttaatttttttaaaatatttaaaattgttaaaaaaatctttataaaaaaggaactaaataaaataaaaaaaacacatgctagGGCCAACGGTAGCTCCAGAGCTACCAACAGTGGATCTAgcattattttatggaaaaattatATCCATCGTATATCTCATGTACATAATACAcatcatactttttttattttttttattttcttattttttttatcaaatgtgtggtatacgAATGATGAGAAgagtaatttaataattttaaaaggaataaaaaaaaaaaaagtgtggatGAATGAAAATGATTAGTAAAACTAATTATTCGCACATGTAAATCGACTGATATGATCAGTACAAAACGATATGCATAAATTAATTCTTAACTTGTACTCTACTCTTAAAACTCTCCGATCCTTTATAAAAGGGTGTCTCTCTTTCCTCGCAATCTTGAAAGCAGATTACACCAAGCCTTCACCCTCTCCATTTTCCAAAGAAGAACATATCCTACGCGTGAAAAGCAATGGAACCGCCAAAAGTTACTCATGACCATGAATGGGTCATACATATAAGTAGAGCCCTAGAAGAAGCCCTCGAAGAGGACGATGAACCACTTCCCCCTAGCATCTTCAGCGTACCCAAAACCCTAATGTCTATCAAACCAGAAACATACACGCCACAGCTTGTAGCCCTCGGCCCATACCACCACCAGCGGCTTGAACTCTTGGAAATGGAGCACTCCAAGCTCGCTTCGGCTTTGAGAGTGCAAAAGCACATCAAAGAAATCAAATTTCGTGATTTGGTGAACCGCATTGCGGAAAGTGATTGCATCATTCGAGCTTGCTACCATCGATTCTTGGTGTTTGACCCAGAAACACTCGCATGGATATTTGCTATTGATGCTGCCTTCATATTGGAGTGCCTCCAAACCTATTCTTCCGTAACAAACCGAGGCTCACTTTTGCGAATATCTTCTAAAATGGCCCAGTTGATAGACTACGCCAGGAAGAAAACCACACATGACCATGCAATACTCAGGGATATCATCATGCTGGAAAATCAGATCCCTCTCTTTTTGCTTAAAGAAGTCCACCACGCATTTTATTATTACGAAGATCGTGACGAAGTATTAGCCGACATGCTGTTGGGTTTTTGCAAAGATCTTTCACCCATCAAGTACGTTAAAGATCAACAAAACTTCAGGGAAGAATGTTTCGCGAGAGCCCATTTGCTAGATCTTCTATACTACATGGTAATTGCGCCAAACTTGCAACTTTCAACTGATTGTGAGCAGGAAAAGCCAGAAGAGGATAAAGAGATTGGTTGGTCTAGAAAAGCCTGGAAATTAATCTTGAAATCGCTatggtatatttattttaccccACTCCTCCTTCTTAGCAGAATTTTAAAGTCGAAAGTAGTCACACTCATACTCACAATACCATTCACAATAATCTCGACTTTTGCGAATCGAGGAAGCAAGAGTGCTACTGCTATAACCGATCTAATATCGTCCGCAGAGAACGTGGCTGAGAATTTGGAAATCCCATCTTGTCATGACGACGGGAAAGACGAAAGTCCTTTAGTCGAACAGATTGCAATCCCAAGTGTGACTGAGCTTCATAAAATTGGTGTAAAATTTCGTCCAGCAAAGGGTGGATTGAGAAGCATAAAATTTGACAAGTCTTCTGGCTCATTTTACCTTCCAGTTATTCACTTAGATGATAACTCCGAGGTGGTGCTAAGGAACCTCGTGGCCTACGAGGCATGTATTGCCCCTGAGGTGATGGCTTTTACACGTTATACAGAGTTGATGAATGGAATAATTGATAAAGAGGAGGATGTGAGGATTCTTCGTAACGCAGGGATCATCTTGAACCGCCTCAAAAGTGATGTAGAAGTGGCAACACTTTGGAATGGGATGACGAAGTCTGTGAGGGTAACGAAAGTTCCAGTTCTTGACAAGGCCATTGAAGGCGCGAATACTTATTATTCGAAGAGTTGGAAAGTGAGCATGAACCTAAACATGAAGAATTATATCTTTTCTTGGTGGCCATGTCTTACCTTTCTGGCAGCGAATACTCTAATATTGCTATCCATGGTGCAAACAGCCTGTTCTATATACACTTGCTCTAAATGGATGCAAGCCCTGTGAACATTCGTACTTTTTCTTGCCATacgattttataatttattgaccGATCGATATGTCGACAGCACTTAGATAGATATATACGTTAATAAATTGTGTAAGTATATTCTTTGATACATAATTCtttaatattgtaataaatGTCAACGcattcttaattttatatatagacaatttcgcgtcatattttattttgaaaattcagtttatcaaatatatattcaaccACTGAAAGCATTCTGCATGGCGGCGTACGTGAAATTTCCCGTAAAATAGAATATGGGGAACTTGGGCATATAAAATTTCGGAGGAAATTCCTTTCCTCGTTCAAGCACTCAATAAGTGCGAGGAAATTAggaatttcattatataacaaacaAGATGGTGTTTTTCCAAAACCGGACGAGATCAGTGTGCGACTATGAGTATGTGGGtcccttgcatttttttttttatttaaaagcgAGTAGACCATTTAAGGGGAATAGACAGGTTACGCGGAAATTTTCCACCAGACcgtactttttatttaattaatatatttattcttatcattttatttaaacatatatatatatatatttaatatttaaaaattaaaaattaaaaaaaaagccgACAAATCACTTCCGCCACGTCATCAACCAAATAAAAAGTTATTGGATCAAATTTGATTACGAAGGAAATGAGCTCCCGAAcatataatttcttctaatatatatatatatatatatacacactattaAGGGTAATGTGCGCTGCACATTTGTCCGCTTGAccaattttattatgttttaaatttttaattataaatggataaaaatttatctactttttagaatttatttttctatttacaatacatattataCATACAATTTGCATAatgtttataactataatataacaatttacaaaaattaaagagtgttttggattaagagatgagttgagatagtttgtgtatagcagaataaaagttaaattatttattatattttgtgtagaaatttgagaaagttgttttgagatttgaaaaagttgaattgtttattatattttgtgtgagaatttgaaaaagttataatgatgagataagataagttgagataagttaaaatgagttgaggtagattttaaatgcaaacaaggCCTTAAGTCACAACTgtctacaaatatttttaaagtatatattaaaaGAGCAATAAGTTTGAAAGGAGATATTTAAAGCATTCAACTTACTGTCTCGGGAATGACATTAATAGAGAATACATTAAGCTTGTTTTGGCACAATTGGCCGTATTCATTTATCTGTGCATCCAACAGGATCATCCATTCTTTAATTGAAATTTGAGCTgctatattctaaaaatatggAAGTCGATCTTGTAATGatgaaaacatataaataagtaatatatcaaaattttacaATAGATTTATAAATGCACATCTTACCTTGTTTTCATGTTCTAAAGAGATCCATTGTGGTGCAAATGATGATTTGTTCTGCTGTTGATCTGAACTTTATGACTACCGTAAATATACTCAACATCTAAAATTAATAAGGAGATTATTATTTGTTAGTATTCACATTTAGTACGTTCTAATTTTGATGTAAAAATCTATAATTTCAAAAtctgaaagaaaattttttaaaacagttTAAAAGTACGGATGCCTGCCACACGTGGCAACCTTGGGACCAGTGGCATCGGGTCTTCTAGATCCGACCTATACTTTCACTCTTAGTGTGGCACATGAGCTGCACGCGCTGCCACAACCAGTGAGGGTCTTTTGCCGACGATTCGACACAACTCCAAGTTGCTGCTGTCCTATCTTCTATCTTCCTACTTTTCCTAGCTAATGATCAAGTTAAAGTGATTGTGAAAATCTCCTTCAGCCAATCTAGGCTAACAAAATGTAGTACACAACTCTCTACTGTGACTTCTAGCTATAGGTTTATAGTCTGTTTATCAAATTATGTAAAAACAGCTTCAAGCGGCTTCCCCTTTCAGAAAATGGAGGGAGCCAAATTTTTActcctatctctctcttttttctcgtGTTGTATCTGTTTGCTTTGGAAAGATTATTGGGGCTCTCACCCCATCAAACCTTGTATCCTATAATCtcttagtttatatatgatatgcttacttagaaaaaaaaaaaagataaaaagaaaaagaaagagaaatgtttctttgtcttaaaatttttcatcccaaattatACTTACTAGGTGTAATATTTAAGTGGTGACTATTCAAGTAGTTAATATATAAAGACATCTAGGGTTAGTTtgaatagtaagttgagatgagatgatgtttgtgaatagtaatgagatagtttgtaaataataatgaaatgatctgagttaaaatgttatatgaagttttggaaaaagataaaaaaaaattgaataaaaatattataaaattcaaatattgttagaatataaatttttaatattatttttgttttagatttggaaatgttgaattattttttgttttttgtttagaagtttgaaaaatttataataattagataatgactagatgaaaaaattgaaaattgaaaattaaaaaatatttatattgatagtgtttggatattaagataaaataggATAAGATAGAAACATCTCGAAAAGTTGGGGTTAATAAGATGAGAAATCCTTCCCGCAAGTGTCTCCTATAACATGCGTTTATCGGAACCAATGGCTAGCTGCCACGTATGCGGCACATCAAGACGCGAAGAGACGCGTGTTACAGGGAAAACACTCCCTAACCCAAATGAAAacctctctctgctctctcgaACGAAAGCCCAAATGAaaacactccctctctctcgtctctcgctCTCTCGATCCCGAAATCCTTCAAAATAGACGAAaacactccctctctctgtgCTCTCTCGCTCGACGGAACCTCACTCTCTCcgaatttgtgattttaaagTTTACTCCATCTCCGTCACTCTCCTTCCCTCTCGTGACCCAGGAATGACCCAAGTGGTAGTGCCGCCACGAAACCTGCAAGAAAGACGTTGAGGTAGTgccatttggatttggattgaaatttttcttctcctcacagtagattagggttttattttttcgtatCCCTAATTTTCGGTTGATTATTTTTGTaggttttttttacaatatatttcccAGAAAACCCATAACCCTCCCTTGAGCAAACCTGGGAATGAAGGTAATTTTTAGTGTACTAATTTTTATTAGGGTTAGTAGTTCTGGAACATTTACCAGAATTGGAGAAATCAATATGGTAATAGTAATCTTATCCCAGAAAAGGGAATGGTAAAAACCTTAGCGTATACTCATTTATGCTCCTCACAATTATTATAAATCAACTGCTCCATCTGTTATGATCTTGAATCAATTAGTGTAAGTTTTATGTTAAGCAATTAGTTATGCATTTCTTGGAGGTGAGATTGGTTGTTTACAGAATTAGTTATGCAATTAGTGTAAGTTTTATGTTAAGCAATTAGTTATGCATTTCTTGGAGGTGAGATTGGTTGTTTACAGAATTCTTGGAGGTGAGATTAGTTATGTTAAGGCTTCCTTGTAGAATAACTCATATTTCATGGATGTTTTGTTGTGTCTCACCTCCAAACCACTTTGCCACGGTCAGGGGTCCAACCCCACAATTATTCATCTAAATGTTACTTTTATTCGGTATTTGCCACCATAACTGATGTGTAAAATGCAGTATAACAACCTAGCTAGTTCTAGTTCAAGTTCTTTGAGTTCAAGATCAAAAGATGAAGCTGGGTTGGATATACCACTTTGCCACTGTGGGATCCCATCAAAACTAAGGATTTCTACCAAAGATACTAGTTTTGGCAGACAgtttttcaattgtccaaaGTATAAGATGGACAAACAATGCGGGTTTTTTCaatggattgattttgaaatgGAACAAAACAGTTGTTGCAAAATTACATTGGAGTTAGCTCAAAGAAGGAACAACAAGATCAATCAAGCACGTGTAATGGCTGAAGAAGCAAAATTCAAAGCTATGGAAAAGAAGTACAAGGAAATATTACAAGTTCTATTGTTGTCAtggttttgtattgttttgctttgtgctgtaatttttgtgatggtttgaaCGATAGTCATGTATGTAATGGATTATGCAGTTTAATCTAGTTGATTGAATAGGTTTGAGATCGACTTTCTATTTAATGTATTGTTTTGCTTTCTGGTCAATGATCTGAGCGGGTTTGAAATCATGCAGCTGGTTGCATGCTGTAGCTCAGCTATATACAGACcataatgataaatattgatcaggataataaatttataagcagTTGGTTGCATGCTGGTCAATGATCGAATTTTTTTGCATGCTTGTAAAAGTTGATTTACTAGGCTGATTTTCAAAATTGTGAAGTCCCTCACTTCAGTTATAAAGCTTGGTCCCTTTAGTTTTTGGTTTACTTGTTTCTAGGCTTGATGTGGCCAAGCATTGCTGTTTGTTTAGTTGGTATTTGTTGGCTTCCTTCAACTCTATTTTTCCACCTCTATTCTTATGCTATGACTAAGAAAGCAACAGTAGGGAGCCTTATTGATTGGTCAGGAGGGATTTTGCACTGGTCTTATATTCTATAGGAACGTCCGATTGGGAATTGGATGCTTGCTGCGATGACCTGTTTTGTGCTCTTGATGCTATTCGGGTTTCTGATGTTTTAGAGGATGTGACGTGTCAGttaccaatatttttttttccttgtaattTAATACGTTATTACTTACTAAAATTAGTTTGCATGTATATAATGTGTGTAAAGTGGCATTTATGGTGTTTTGTCAATGGTTTTGCCTTGGTGATGCTCAAGTGGCAACAAGgtttcttataattaaaaaaaaaaaaaaacttcacttgtaactttaaaaataaaaattcagttTCCCCAGCTCCCTAGCTAACTGATATACATGATGTGTCTTTTTCTTCATAATAGTATTAGATCTTGTGGAATCTTGTGAAATCTGTTGGTTTTAAACCTCAACATGATAGCTATGAAGAAAATGGCCGGGATTAATTTTTCCCCTTCTACCAAAAAGAAAGGACAGGATATGGGTTGCTCACAGGATACACAAAAAAAGGATCCTCTACATTGATTTACCTTTTCTCCCTCACTATCACTATACTAGCAAGATATTGAATATGATAGAGCGTTATAATCAAAGTCAAAAATATATGTGGAATGGATTTAAGGCTTTTTAAGAACACTTCAAAATATTGGATGGCAAATGTGGAATAGGGAGATgcccaaaatacaaatacattAGATGCTCCAAATACATTAAGCCCATAAATTCAACATCTCAAAATTCAACATCTCCAACATTTAGCCCATGGAAACAATGCATTTATCGGAACCATCCATTTCCtgtaacattaaaaaaaaaaaaatcaattaacttCCCACAATAAGACTACCATCATGAGTTTTACATAGAACTgccaaacaaacaaaagaacacCAACCTCAtacttcttcatcaagatccACCCTTTGTGACATGTTGTCATTTACATTTCCAACATCTCTACATGAAAGACAAAATAAGCATAAAAATGAAGTGAAGTTATTAGattaaaatacaaacaaaaatttgaatatttgtacCATACCCCAATAAAGAACAGCTATTCTTGGTATGATTCTCAATCTTACAAATGCTACAACGCCTTTTCTTCACTGATTAAGTCTCTCTTGGGTTCTTTGCTCTAAAAGATTTTGGTCTTCCTTTCGTTGGTACCCGTTGAGGATCTTGTATAGTTTGCGAAAAATTTGATATTACTTGTGAATTTAACACAGGGGGATCGTTACATGACATGTCTCCGCCTTCTAAATTTTGTTCTTTAATACTATCCATGAGAAGCAACTCCTTGTGTACCTTGTCCAATGTAAGAGAAAGATGGTCCATTTTAAACCTTGATTGTGACCCAAGTTCAGCAATATCGTAAAACTTCATCATCAAATGACTTTTTCGCATTATCGGATCTTCTTGTGTTGAAACATGCCCCTTGGGATTTGGTATTTCACGGATAGCTCGACTCTTAGCATTGATGGTCCATCGATCTAGAACATATTGATGTGACAAAGTATCTAAATTTGATTTCTTCATGAATACACATAGAATATGCCTACAGAGAATACCCACAAACTCAAACATATGACATATACATATTGCCTTTGCTTCTTTACAGTTGAAAGTCACATAATAGATACGTTTGTCCTTGCCCTTAGGTGCCACCTCATACATTTTACTCTCACCCTCTTGCTGAACCTTTGTTGCTTTGTATCGTTGGCAATTGAATAGCTCGTCTTGAAAGATATTGAAGAACTTCCTTGTATACACTTTGGCTACCTCTTCTTCAATTTCCCAACATGCTTTCAAAACCGGCCTACTCGACTTTGTTCTCACATCCTTatctttttccttaaaataacGTGCATCTAAGGCTTTCTCGTACTGATGCACAAAGTCACTCACCATCGTGCTTGATCGCACATAATTCTTGAAGAATTTATTCATGCTCTCGCTCCTTTGTGTGGTTGACA belongs to Juglans regia cultivar Chandler chromosome 8, Walnut 2.0, whole genome shotgun sequence and includes:
- the LOC109019043 gene encoding putative UPF0481 protein At3g02645, with translation MEPPKVTHDHEWVIHISRALEEALEEDDEPLPPSIFSVPKTLMSIKPETYTPQLVALGPYHHQRLELLEMEHSKLASALRVQKHIKEIKFRDLVNRIAESDCIIRACYHRFLVFDPETLAWIFAIDAAFILECLQTYSSVTNRGSLLRISSKMAQLIDYARKKTTHDHAILRDIIMLENQIPLFLLKEVHHAFYYYEDRDEVLADMLLGFCKDLSPIKYVKDQQNFREECFARAHLLDLLYYMVIAPNLQLSTDCEQEKPEEDKEIGWSRKAWKLILKSLWYIYFTPLLLLSRILKSKVVTLILTIPFTIISTFANRGSKSATAITDLISSAENVAENLEIPSCHDDGKDESPLVEQIAIPSVTELHKIGVKFRPAKGGLRSIKFDKSSGSFYLPVIHLDDNSEVVLRNLVAYEACIAPEVMAFTRYTELMNGIIDKEEDVRILRNAGIILNRLKSDVEVATLWNGMTKSVRVTKVPVLDKAIEGANTYYSKSWKVSMNLNMKNYIFSWWPCLTFLAANTLILLSMVQTACSIYTCSKWMQAL
- the LOC118349181 gene encoding protein FAR1-RELATED SEQUENCE 5-like, encoding MVSDFVHQYEKALDARYFKEKDKDVRTKSSRPVLKACWEIEEEVAKVYTRKFFNIFQDELFNCQRYKATKVQQEGESKMYEVAPKGKDKRIYYVTFNCKEAKAICICHMFEFVGILCRHILCVFMKKSNLDTLSHQYVLDRWTINAKSRAIREIPNPKGHVSTQEDPIMRKSHLMMKFYDIAELGSQSRDVGNVNDNMSQRVDLDEEEMDGSDKCIVSMG